The Henckelia pumila isolate YLH828 chromosome 2, ASM3356847v2, whole genome shotgun sequence genome includes a window with the following:
- the LOC140877675 gene encoding protein FAR1-RELATED SEQUENCE 5-like: protein MEESEAVEPYVGMEFESEEDAKRFYNDYAQRVGFVVRVMQHRRSEIDGRTLARRLGCNKQGFSPNVKGKIGPGRKPRPNAREGCKATILFKMEKSGKWVVIRFVKEHNHQGA, encoded by the coding sequence ATGGAGGAAAGTGAAGCTGTAGAACCGTACGTAGGCATGGAATTCGAATCTGAAGAAGATGCAAAAAGATTTTATAATGATTATGCACAGAGAGTGGGATTTGTTGTTCGCGTCATGCAACACCGTCGTTCAGAGATAGATGGTAGAACTCTTGCTAGGCGTCTTGGATGTAACAAACAGGGCTTTTCTCCTAATGTGAAAGGCAAGATAGGGCCAGGACGAAAGCCTCGGCCTAATGCACGTGAAGGTTGCAAAGCAACAATACTTTTTAAGATGGAGAAATCTGGAAAGTGGGTTGTTATTAGATTTGTGAAGGAGCATAACCATCAAGGAGCATAA